A window of Roseiflexus castenholzii DSM 13941 genomic DNA:
CTTGTAGATGGCGCCGATGTGGAGACGACCGGTCAACTGCGCGTGACGCACCTTGGCGAGATTGAGCGGAGACATCAGTGACAGGAGGCGTTGTGTTTCTTCGGGGCGATGCCAGGAAACGCCGGTTGGCTCAGGATCGATCACATCGTGAATACGGCGTGGCGTTCGTTGTGGCAAGGGGAGACTCCACCAGACCCATGCATCTTGCGCCAATGGCGCGAGATGACGGAAGGCGCGAACGACCGCTGCCGGATGCCACGTTGCGTGCGGCGTGGGCGTGATCACCATCTCTGGTATCGTCACGTCGTCCTTGACTGCAACGATGAAGAGCCGTGGTCGCGATTGAGGAACGAAATGCACGGCGTCAATGACCATGGCGCCCAGGCGGTATCCTTGTGCAACAATAACCGAGACCAGTTCCTGAAAATCGCGTCCTCGATTTGAGGTAAGCAAACCGACAACATTTTCAATGGCAATGATCGGCGCCGGTCTCCCTTCCCGGTCGAGCGTGGTCACGAGATTCCAGAATGACCAGAATGTGCCGCTGCGTTCGGCGCGCAACCCGCCGCCTTTCCCCGCGAGCGACAGATCCTGACAGGGGAACGACGCCCATGCCAATAGCGCGCGACCCGGAAGCATATCCGTCGTCACACGATGGATATCCGCAACAACCAGCTCTGGCGCGCCGGAGAAGTTACGCCGGTACACGTCCGCTTTTTTGGGGTCGATGTCATTGGCGAACAGGCAGGTCCACTGTGGTCCCAGTCCAATCCGTGCCAGGCCGCCGCCGGCGAAGAATTCGTAGAAGGTCAGGCCGGTCATGATCGATGCTCACCGAATGGAAACTCGGAAACGTGGAGACATTCTAACATATGCCGGCATGCGCGCAATGATGATGTGGAGCAACCCGTTTGCACCACGTTCGGGATTAACCGTCAAGAGCGTCTACTCCCGCTCATAGCGCAGGCTGGCGCGCGCCACACGTTCCGGCGCCGCGCACAGGCGCGCCTCGGGCGCTGCGTCCTGCGCCTCGCTCAGAGCGCCGGTGAACCGGTTGCTGCGCGCGCGCGCGAGTTCCCGCGCCAGCGCAGCGACCGCCGGTTCGCACGCAACTGTCGCGCGTTGCCATGCGGTGGCGTATGTATCGAGGGTGAAGGGGTGATCCGCCAGCGCCTCCAACGCATCCGCGATTGACGCAAAGAGCCGGAAAGCGTCAGTGAGAGAGGGCGCCGGATCGGTCCCATCGTCCGGCGGAGGATCGATGGCAGTGCGCAGCATCTGCGCCCGCGCGCGGAGCAGTGCATACAGATCGACGCGAATCGGCTCGGTCGCCGGACCCTCAGGCAACAGGAGATAACTGTCCGTTACGCCGCGCTCATCTTCACTCACATACGGCAGGGTGAGATGCGCTCCTTCAATGTGAACAGAAACGGGCAAGACATCGCCGCTCAGCAGCAAACGGCAGGGTCGCAATCCATTCCAGCCTTCCGGTCGTCGCAACTGGAAGCGACCACTCTGCGCCGCCGACAGGCGCAGCCCGTTGCCGCACGGAGCAACAACGCCTTCACTTCCGCTGAACATCATACTCGAATGCATGCCGCGCACGAACCAGGCGCCTTCCGCAGCGTCGCCACCCATCGCACAACCGATGACCTCATCGTTGCTGATGATGATCAGCCCGATCCGCAAACCGCCAATGCCAATATGGAGATGTTGCAGCGAGCCATCGGCGCAACGATGCGTCAGGGCGCCGCGATAAGGCTCCGGGCGACGGTTCGCAACGCACACAATGGTCAGGCGATGGCCATGGCGCACCGTGACATCAACATCGCGCGCATCCGCCCAGCCATGCCGCGCATATCCGCCGCGTCGCTCGATCAGTTGCACGATGCGCTCAATCTCCACATCATCCGGCAACAGGAGCAGTGCGGGCGACTCTTCCATGTCAGCAGGTTGCGCATGGTCGCCCAAAGTGGGCGCGTGAATGAAATGCAGCAGATCGCAGGGCGCCAGATGTTCATCGAATGTTGGCAGCACATGCCCCATCAGCGCCAGGTTGGAACAGCCTGCCAGTTTGTGTTGCGTTGCGCGCGCCATCAGCGCCGCCGAAGGGACGAGGAGCAGCGGATAGGCTGTCAGGTCTTCCTGAGTTGCAATATCCACATCAACAACATGGAAGGCGATACCGGCGCGCACGAGGCGTTGAGCGAGCGCCTGAGCGCGTCGACCGGTAGCGCACCCGGCGGTGATGGCGTGCAGCGTCTCGCTGGTATGCTGCGCTACTCGTTCGGGAAGATGAGAATAGCCGATAGCGACGCTTGCAGGGCATGCGGCAGCGGTAAAATCCGGTCCCGCAGCACTAAGAAGCGTGAAGAGTGTCTTGGCATGCCAGAACCGCCGGCGCACGCTACTGTTCGGTTGCAGCGGCGCTTCCATTGCCCAGCGCGGCAACGCGCCAATCATTGGATTATCGGGGTGCGCCTGCGCAGCGACGTACACATTGATCGCCTGCGCCCCGCCCATCAACGGAGTCGCAAGATAAAAATCCTGCGCAGCGCTGATTTCGGCGACCAACACCGGATAATCACGGCTCAGCGCCGCCATCAGGCGCGGACGCCAGAATCCATAATGGACATATTCCTCGAAGGAAAGGGAATATCCTTCACCGCCAACGAACGGCGCTGCAACATCTTCCGCATAGACATTGAACCCCAGCCAGCCTGCGGCGCGCGCCATCGCCGACAGATCGACGATAGTACCGCAGCGATGCCATGGCGCTGCCAGCAGATCGTGAAAGATTGGCGCCTGCCATCCCGCCGCGCGCAGCATGTCAACGACTGCTACCAGCGCCTGAGCATACCATTGGTCGGTGAACGTTTCGAGCATCAAATACCGTTCGAGGTCGGCAACGGTCGATGGCGGGGTCAACGCGCGCGGCGGCGCAGGCGCTCCCTCCCCGGCGAACTTGCGCCACAGATATTCGACGACGTGGACGTTATAATTAGACGCGGATCAAGCCCGACATCAGCCGGAAGCATGCCATCACCGGGGATTTCATTGTCGGCCTGAAGGGCAATGATTGGACCCGACGGATGCTGAAAGGGCAGCATCGCGGTTGAGAACACATCGATCCAGCGCCGCGCAGCCGCGAGATAGACCGGATGCAGATACCATGCGCGCGGTGCATTGCTGTCGGATTGTCGCCAGAGGTCTCCGTCGGCGCGGCGCGCGTGGATTTCGGGATAATTCTGCAACAACCAGAGCGGAATGCCGCCGCCGAGCAATTCTGCATCGACGAACGGACCCGGTTTCAGGATCAGGCGCAGACCGAGCGAGTCACACAGACGCACAAAGCGCAGCAAATTGCGCTGCGGATCGATCGCGCCGGTAAAGTCGAACACGCCGGGTTGCGGTTCATGCCAGCACCAGGGCACATACGTCTATTGGCGCTCATTTGTCGCAGACGCACTAGCAACAACAACCAGTTTTCAGGCGGCGCGCGAAAGTAATGGAGTTCGGCAGACAGAATCGGCGCACCATCTAGTGCGGATGAACCACTCACCAGGAACGCTCCATTGACATATTCCGCTTACGTTTCGGGGTTATTATGACGCACACCGGCAATGTCGCGCGCGAGATAGTAGGTCATGCTATGGAGGATGGCAACCGGATCGATATAGCGCACCCAGACGCCTTCGGGAACCTGAAGCACCGTCGGAGCGTAACTCAGAATAGCGCGCACACCGGCCATTACCAGGCGATCTGCCACTTCCTGGGCGTTGCGCGCCGGAACCGCAATAATCGCCAACCGGATGCCCTGTTCCCTGATCACCCGTTCCGCATCATCGAAACTCTGAACCGTCATGCCATTAATGGCTTTGCCGATCTTGGTCGGGTTGCTATCGAACAGCCCGGCAATGCGGATGCCCTGTTGACGGAACCCCTCATATCGGGCGATGGCTTCGCCGAGGTGCCCGATGCCGATCAGCGCCACGGGCCATTCCTGCGTCAGCCCAAGAATATCTTCGATCTGCTGGAGCAGTCTGCGAACATCGTAGCCAATGCCTTGTTTCCCAAACTCGCCGAAATAGGAGAGATCTTTGCGGATCTGTGCGGCAGTGACATTGATGCGGTCACCGAGTTCCTGTGATGAGACAGACTCAACGCCTTCCTGGAGGAGATAGCGAAGACTGCGCGCATACAATGGCAGTCGTCGAACCACGACATCAGGGGGTCCTTCCATCCGATCCACGTAAGACCTCCGCAGTTGATCCGCTTATCCTGGTGCTGCGCGCTGATATGATATATTCCAATACAGCGCATAGGTTATGATTATACGAAGTATGTGAAGTGTAGCACTATCTTTGTCACGTTGTCAAGAGGCTACGGCGTCCCACACAGTGGGTGGCAACGGCGCTCCGGTGCAACTGCGCAACACAGCCGCGAGTGCCGCCAGTCGTGTTGCATCATAGATAGAGGATTGTCGTTCGATGCGCATATGAGCAGCAACGATGCGCACTCTTCCGGGTGGCGGTTGATCGGCTTCATTGCCTGATCGCCCTATTCTATCGCCCGTCATGACCGCTGGCAGGGGCAATCGCCACAGGGCATCAGGTTGGCGTGTCTGCACCAGTAGCGTATACACCGGTGCGTAGGTGTGTCGCAACAGGCGAGCGACAAGATCGCCGTAGATCCTGAGCATCGTCGTGTCCGGTTCGACCAGAACGATCAACAATTGGCGCGCTGCTGAATCGGAGTGCAAAAAGAAACGCGTGGCGCGCCCAAGCGTCATGAGCGAATCCACCGCTGCGCCAGGCGGTGAAACCAGGTGCGGCATTCCTGCACAGAGCGAACTGATCTGCCCATCGTCGATAATGGTCACCGCAAGCGTCTCCGGGGCTTCGATATATAATAGATCGACCAGGGCAGAACTGGCGCTCTCAACGGCTTTGCCGCCGTAGAAGCCAACATGCCGCCAGGTGCGCAGCGGCAGGAACGATACCGCCAGCGTGCCACGGTTGATGGCAGGTAGGCGCGCAATCGGTTGATGGCGCGCAACCGGGAGAAGCATCGGGCTGCCGCACATTGCAGGAAGAGCGCCACGCAGCGCGACGTTCAGCACCGGTTGCGCAGAGGAGGTATGCTGCCACTGCGCCCTTGCTCCGG
This region includes:
- a CDS encoding redox-sensing transcriptional repressor Rex gives rise to the protein MEGPPDVVVRRLPLYARSLRYLLQEGVESVSSQELGDRINVTAAQIRKDLSYFGEFGKQGIGYDVRRLLQQIEDILGLTQEWPVALIGIGHLGEAIARYEGFRQQGIRIAGLFDSNPTKIGKAINGMTVQSFDDAERVIREQGIRLAIIAVPARNAQEVADRLVMAGVRAILSYAPTVLQVPEGVWVRYIDPVAILHSMTYYLARDIAGVRHNNPET
- a CDS encoding beta-galactosidase, which codes for MPWCWHEPQPGVFDFTGAIDPQRNLLRFVRLCDSLGLRLILKPGPFVDAELLGGGIPLWLLQNYPEIHARRADGDLWRQSDSNAPRAWYLHPVYLAAARRWIDVFSTAMLPFQHPSGPIIALQADNEIPGDGMLPADVGLDPRLIITSTSSNICGASSPGRERLRRRAR
- a CDS encoding DNA cytosine methyltransferase, with the translated sequence MTGLTFYEFFAGGGLARIGLGPQWTCLFANDIDPKKADVYRRNFSGAPELVVADIHRVTTDMLPGRALLAWASFPCQDLSLAGKGGGLRAERSGTFWSFWNLVTTLDREGRPAPIIAIENVVGLLTSNRGRDFQELVSVIVAQGYRLGAMVIDAVHFVPQSRPRLFIVAVKDDVTIPEMVITPTPHATWHPAAVVRAFRHLAPLAQDAWVWWSLPLPQRTPRRIHDVIDPEPTGVSWHRPEETQRLLSLMSPLNLAKVRHAQLTGRLHIGAIYKRTRLQNGAKRQRAEVRFDGISGCLRTPAGGSSRQTILVVEGDVIRSRLLSVREAARLMGLPDRYWLPGRYNDGYYVMGDAVVVPVVSWLEEHILRPIATSIVQNEESLAYVSP